In a single window of the Saccharothrix australiensis genome:
- a CDS encoding response regulator, whose amino-acid sequence MISVLIADDQEMVRVGFRLILEKQPDITVVADVPDGVAAVRSAHELRPDVCLVDIRMPGLDGLEVAKRLAPLCRVVVVTTFDLDEYVHTALENGASGFLTKDAGPALLVEAVRAAARGNALISPEVTVRLLAHFARRGHGPAPGALTAREQDVVREVARGLTNQEIAAHLHMSLSTVKTHLTSVQGKLGTRNRVEVASWAWRSGLVGR is encoded by the coding sequence GTGATCTCCGTCCTCATCGCCGACGACCAGGAGATGGTCCGCGTCGGCTTCCGCCTGATCCTGGAGAAGCAGCCCGACATCACCGTCGTGGCGGACGTGCCCGACGGCGTCGCCGCCGTCCGGTCGGCCCACGAGCTGCGGCCGGACGTGTGCCTGGTCGACATCCGGATGCCCGGCCTGGACGGGCTGGAGGTCGCCAAGCGCCTCGCGCCGCTGTGCCGGGTCGTCGTGGTGACCACCTTCGACCTGGACGAGTACGTGCACACCGCGCTGGAGAACGGCGCGAGCGGGTTCCTCACCAAGGACGCCGGGCCGGCGCTGCTCGTGGAGGCCGTGCGGGCGGCGGCGCGGGGCAACGCCCTGATCTCGCCGGAGGTGACCGTGCGGCTGCTGGCGCACTTCGCGCGGCGCGGCCACGGTCCCGCGCCCGGCGCGCTCACGGCGCGCGAGCAGGACGTCGTGCGCGAGGTCGCGCGCGGCCTGACGAACCAGGAGATCGCGGCCCACCTGCACATGTCGCTGTCGACGGTGAAGACCCACCTCACGTCCGTCCAGGGCAAGCTCGGCACCCGCAACCGGGTCGAGGTGGCGTCGTGGGCGTGGCGCTCCGGCCTGGTCGGGCGGTGA
- a CDS encoding sensor histidine kinase, with protein MDGLRRQWPVALGLGALLLTQLGWLRPTSVAEFGAWLATAPACAAALAASAAPRRIGAATAVAAGSVVATTVLLDVVGKSLDGLLSPVSPAETAACCVVAVAAARRSSPGVVVAVVAVFVAVGAHAAFVRGYSFTPTNVAGPLLIGSLALGAGWFQRTRDAERAARVSAAVSAAQREERMALARELHDVVAHHLTGMLVQAQAALEVSDDDPGAAHRLLPGIVRSGSEALGAMRGLVGALRQGEPDTATTDLGADVLAAVERTRQSGIPVRLRLDLPADLPPELGRSLLRLVQEALTNARKHATRPSAVDVELTRTPDAVRLVVADDGEGGRNRGEGGYGLVGMRERVALLGGRFTAGPVADGWRVCAELPWTGRR; from the coding sequence GTGGACGGACTCCGCCGGCAGTGGCCGGTCGCGCTCGGGCTCGGTGCGCTGCTGCTGACGCAGCTCGGCTGGCTGCGGCCGACGTCCGTCGCGGAGTTCGGCGCGTGGCTGGCGACCGCGCCGGCGTGCGCGGCGGCGCTGGCGGCCTCGGCCGCGCCGCGCCGGATCGGTGCGGCGACCGCCGTCGCGGCCGGGTCGGTGGTGGCGACCACGGTGCTGCTCGACGTCGTCGGGAAGAGCCTGGACGGCCTGCTCAGCCCGGTGTCGCCGGCCGAGACCGCCGCCTGCTGCGTCGTGGCCGTGGCCGCCGCGCGGCGCTCGTCGCCGGGGGTGGTCGTGGCCGTGGTGGCGGTGTTCGTCGCGGTCGGCGCGCACGCCGCCTTCGTGCGCGGCTACTCGTTCACGCCGACCAACGTCGCCGGGCCGCTGCTCATCGGCTCGCTCGCGCTCGGCGCGGGGTGGTTCCAGCGGACGCGCGACGCGGAGCGGGCGGCCCGGGTGTCGGCCGCCGTGTCGGCCGCCCAGCGCGAGGAGCGGATGGCGCTGGCGCGCGAGCTGCACGACGTGGTCGCGCACCACCTGACCGGGATGCTGGTGCAGGCGCAGGCCGCGCTGGAGGTGTCCGACGACGACCCTGGCGCGGCGCACCGCCTGCTGCCGGGCATCGTGCGCAGCGGGTCGGAGGCGCTGGGCGCGATGCGCGGCCTCGTCGGCGCGCTGCGGCAGGGCGAGCCGGACACGGCGACGACCGACCTCGGCGCGGACGTGCTGGCCGCCGTGGAGCGGACGAGGCAGTCGGGCATCCCGGTCCGGCTGCGGCTCGACCTGCCCGCGGACCTGCCGCCCGAGCTGGGCCGCTCGCTGCTGCGGCTGGTCCAGGAAGCGCTCACCAACGCCCGCAAGCACGCCACGCGGCCGAGCGCGGTCGACGTCGAGCTGACCCGCACGCCGGACGCGGTGCGCCTGGTCGTCGCCGACGACGGCGAGGGCGGCCGGAACCGCGGCGAGGGCGGCTACGGCCTGGTCGGCATGCGGGAGCGGGTCGCCCTGCTGGGCGGCCGGTTCACCGCCGGGCCGGTGGCCGACGGCTGGCGCGTGTGCGCCGAGCTGCCGTGGACGGGCCGCCGGTGA
- a CDS encoding ABC transporter ATP-binding protein, producing MSPILTARGLVKRYGDVRALDGVDVDVERGEVVAVVGPSGSGKTSLLRVLSGVLPADGGEVRVDGAAVGDRSEAERAVLRRTVFGLVFQSGMLVAELTAEENAALPALLGGVRWAEALGAAREWLDVLGLAGLASRRPAELSGGQAQRVAIARALVHRPAVVFADEPTAALDSRTGHEVVTSLLTAARAADAAVVLVTHDHGVAGRAHRVLDFRDGRVVAEVTP from the coding sequence ATGAGTCCGATTCTGACGGCCCGCGGGTTGGTCAAGCGCTACGGCGACGTGCGGGCGCTCGACGGGGTGGACGTCGACGTCGAGCGCGGGGAGGTGGTCGCCGTGGTCGGCCCGTCCGGTTCCGGCAAGACCAGCCTGCTGCGGGTGCTGTCGGGCGTCCTGCCCGCCGACGGCGGCGAGGTCCGCGTGGACGGCGCCGCCGTCGGCGACCGCTCGGAGGCGGAGCGGGCGGTGCTGCGGCGCACGGTGTTCGGCCTGGTGTTCCAGTCCGGGATGCTCGTCGCCGAGCTGACCGCCGAGGAGAACGCGGCGCTGCCCGCGCTGCTCGGCGGCGTCCGGTGGGCGGAGGCGCTGGGCGCGGCGCGGGAGTGGCTGGACGTGCTCGGGCTCGCCGGGCTGGCGAGCCGTCGGCCGGCGGAGCTGTCGGGCGGTCAGGCGCAGCGGGTGGCGATCGCCCGCGCCCTGGTCCACCGGCCGGCCGTGGTGTTCGCGGACGAGCCGACCGCGGCGCTGGACAGCCGGACCGGCCACGAGGTGGTGACGTCCCTGCTGACGGCCGCGCGGGCGGCGGACGCGGCGGTGGTGCTCGTGACCCACGACCACGGCGTGGCGGGCCGCGCGCACCGCGTGCTCGACTTCCGGGACGGGCGGGTCGTGGCGGAGGTGACGCCGTGA